The following proteins are co-located in the Desulfatitalea tepidiphila genome:
- a CDS encoding hybrid sensor histidine kinase/response regulator, which produces MTADSSNRKSERPTERQTEPNEDRPVHSQNDDPSRESPGHPTDPIQIEEALRQSEQTYRNLMDLAPDSITVTRRRDGRFMQVNRTFCERTGYTVQEAVGRTIYELGIYANPSDRERVIEALERDGKIEGMEIQFKSKSGKILDNLMSSQPITFKGEECLLVVTANINSLKQAQRDLREKEAKLRNILDHITESYYEVDLSGNLTFFNDTLVQVSGYTRDELMGMNFRQYTAPEDVDRIYAVFNDIFRGVTSSRIVDYCVKKKDGTPRIVESSVSLLRDASGAPIGFYGILRDRTDQRKAEDALRQSEESHRGILELAPDSITVVDLQEGRYLQVNDAFCRLSGYSAEEALGRTPLELGVYRDPRDRDRLVEQVKKHGNVEGLEIQYRNRSGQVLDAIVSARQIRFRDRECLLVIVTNITSLKQAQEVLRQSELKYRTVLESMEEGYYETDLRGRFTYFNASTCRLHGYTVDELMGMSYKRYLRPDNAKKISNIFRNIYETGDHSTVMEYEIIRKDGSIRQCELSAYLRRDVSGRPVGFWGITRDRTEQKKMESQLLHSSKMESIGTLAGGVAHDFNNLLMGIQGNTTLILMDTDEDHPSYTNLKSIEQYVRAGADLTRQLLGAARGGKYEAKPTHMNHVIEATTNLFSRTRKEITIHLELDDALWMATVDRGQMEQVLLNLFVNAWHAMPNGGDLFLSSRNSALEGQAARSYGLNPGKYIKISVTDTGVGIPPEAINRIFDPFFTTKEMGHGTGLGLASVYGILSNHGGTITVYSEQGVGTTFNIYLPATEMQTGRQKEVKMEAKTGNETVLLVDDDAGIVEVGRLILEKLGYRVLTAGSGKAAIATFEQRHDTIDLVLLDMIMPGMSGGETFREMKKIDPDVRVILSSGYSINGQAKTILEGGCRGFIQKPYNIKELSMKLREVLDRA; this is translated from the coding sequence ATGACCGCTGACAGCAGCAATCGAAAGTCCGAACGACCAACCGAGAGGCAAACCGAACCCAATGAAGATCGACCGGTCCACTCACAGAATGACGACCCATCCCGAGAGTCCCCTGGGCATCCAACCGATCCGATACAAATCGAGGAAGCCCTGAGGCAAAGTGAACAAACCTATCGTAATTTGATGGACCTGGCGCCCGATTCGATCACGGTGACACGGCGCAGGGACGGCCGCTTCATGCAAGTGAACCGCACCTTTTGCGAGCGGACCGGGTACACGGTCCAGGAAGCCGTGGGCCGGACGATCTACGAGTTGGGCATTTACGCCAATCCATCGGATCGTGAACGCGTTATCGAGGCACTGGAGAGAGACGGCAAGATCGAGGGAATGGAGATTCAGTTCAAGTCCAAATCCGGGAAGATTCTCGACAATCTCATGTCCTCCCAGCCCATCACGTTTAAGGGGGAAGAATGCCTGCTGGTCGTCACGGCCAACATCAACTCGCTCAAACAGGCCCAGAGGGACCTTCGGGAAAAGGAAGCCAAGCTTCGCAACATCCTGGATCACATCACGGAAAGCTACTACGAAGTCGATCTGTCCGGCAACCTGACCTTTTTTAACGACACCCTCGTCCAAGTCTCCGGATACACTCGCGATGAGCTGATGGGCATGAATTTCAGGCAGTACACCGCACCCGAGGATGTTGACCGGATCTATGCCGTTTTCAATGACATCTTTCGAGGCGTCACCTCCAGCAGGATTGTAGACTACTGTGTAAAAAAAAAGGACGGCACCCCTAGAATCGTCGAAAGCTCCGTGAGCCTGTTGCGGGACGCATCGGGCGCCCCCATCGGTTTTTACGGCATACTGCGGGACCGCACCGACCAGAGAAAGGCCGAGGATGCCCTGCGCCAAAGCGAAGAGAGCCACCGCGGCATCCTCGAACTGGCGCCGGATTCGATCACTGTGGTCGACCTTCAAGAGGGGCGATATCTCCAGGTCAACGATGCATTTTGCCGATTGAGCGGTTATTCGGCTGAGGAGGCCCTCGGCCGGACCCCACTGGAACTGGGGGTGTATCGCGATCCCCGGGATCGGGACCGGCTCGTCGAACAGGTCAAAAAACACGGCAACGTCGAAGGCCTGGAAATTCAATATCGAAACAGATCCGGGCAGGTTTTGGATGCCATCGTATCGGCCCGGCAGATTCGGTTTCGCGATCGGGAATGCCTGCTGGTCATCGTCACCAACATCACCTCGCTCAAGCAGGCCCAGGAAGTGCTTCGCCAGAGCGAACTGAAGTACCGAACGGTCCTCGAGAGCATGGAGGAGGGCTACTATGAAACCGATCTGCGCGGCCGATTCACCTACTTCAACGCCTCGACCTGTCGGCTGCACGGATATACGGTCGACGAACTGATGGGCATGAGCTACAAACGTTATCTTCGACCCGACAACGCCAAGAAGATTTCGAACATTTTCCGAAACATTTACGAGACCGGCGATCACTCGACCGTCATGGAATATGAAATCATCCGCAAGGATGGATCGATCCGCCAGTGCGAATTATCAGCCTACCTTCGCCGGGATGTTTCCGGCCGGCCGGTCGGGTTCTGGGGCATTACCCGAGACCGCACCGAGCAGAAGAAGATGGAGTCCCAACTGTTGCATTCCAGCAAAATGGAGTCCATCGGCACACTGGCCGGAGGAGTGGCGCACGATTTCAACAACTTGCTCATGGGAATTCAAGGCAATACGACGCTGATCCTCATGGACACCGACGAAGACCATCCCAGTTATACCAACCTGAAGAGCATCGAACAGTATGTCCGGGCCGGCGCGGATCTGACCCGGCAACTGCTTGGGGCGGCCAGGGGCGGCAAGTACGAAGCAAAGCCCACCCACATGAATCATGTGATCGAGGCCACTACAAACCTCTTCAGCCGAACCAGGAAAGAGATCACCATTCACCTGGAGCTGGACGACGCCTTATGGATGGCGACGGTGGATCGGGGCCAAATGGAGCAGGTACTGCTCAACCTCTTCGTCAATGCCTGGCATGCCATGCCCAACGGCGGCGATCTGTTTTTGTCAAGTCGAAATAGTGCGTTGGAAGGGCAAGCCGCCCGGTCATATGGATTGAATCCAGGCAAGTACATAAAAATTTCCGTCACCGATACCGGAGTCGGCATCCCACCGGAGGCCATCAACCGAATCTTCGACCCCTTTTTCACCACCAAGGAGATGGGACACGGTACCGGACTGGGACTGGCATCGGTATATGGTATTCTATCGAACCACGGCGGCACGATTACCGTCTATAGTGAACAGGGGGTCGGCACGACCTTCAACATCTACCTGCCGGCTACGGAAATGCAGACCGGAAGGCAAAAAGAAGTGAAAATGGAAGCCAAAACAGGAAACGAAACGGTTCTTTTGGTCGATGATGATGCGGGCATCGTGGAAGTCGGCCGGCTGATCCTTGAAAAACTGGGCTATCGGGTCTTGACAGCAGGCAGCGGCAAGGCCGCCATAGCCACCTTTGAGCAACGACACGATACCATCGACCTGGTCCTCCTGGACATGATCATGCCAGGCATGAGCGGTGGAGAGACCTTCAGGGAAATGAAAAAAATCGACCCAGATGTCAGGGTGATTCTCTCCAGCGGTTACAGTATCAACGGCCAGGCCAAAACGATCCTGGAGGGCGGCTGCCGGGGATTCATCCAGAAACCTTACAACATCAAAGAACTTTCGATGAAGCTCAGGGAGGTGCTCGATCGGGCTTAA